A single region of the Tepidisphaeraceae bacterium genome encodes:
- a CDS encoding Glu/Leu/Phe/Val dehydrogenase, with amino-acid sequence MTQPFDRLAPKATHTSKFWQNANFYFDRVYQTMPLDPMWRAALSSPKRVLTVSCPVKMDDGRIQVFTGYRAQHNNARGPFKGGLRFDTSVNIDEVMALAMLQTWKNALVDLPYGGAKGGIVCDPKKLSMGEKERLTRRYVTEVLPIIGPQHDIPAPDVGTDAQIMAWFLDTYSAMVGYQALGVVTGKPVAVGGSVGREEATGRGLMNVLRKFLATRNKTLEGMRIAVQGFGNVGYNAARLLAQRGAIIVAVSDRVGGIWDDDGIDIEAAGAYYRENGTLDDYPDSEVLTNEELLTCECDVLIPAAMENTIDANVAPHIVAQTIVEGANGPTTPEADEILRDNGVTVLPDILANAGGVTVSYFEWVQGLDNYFWDAKRVQDELQKIMERAFDAVNAKADEADCDYRTAAYSIAISRVAEASRLKGLFP; translated from the coding sequence ATGACCCAGCCCTTCGATCGCCTGGCGCCCAAGGCCACCCACACGTCGAAATTCTGGCAGAACGCGAACTTCTATTTCGACCGCGTCTATCAGACGATGCCGCTCGATCCCATGTGGCGGGCGGCGCTGTCGTCGCCGAAGCGGGTGCTCACGGTCTCGTGTCCCGTCAAGATGGACGATGGCCGCATTCAAGTCTTCACTGGATATCGCGCGCAGCACAACAACGCCCGCGGCCCGTTCAAGGGCGGGCTGCGGTTTGACACGTCGGTGAACATCGATGAGGTGATGGCGCTGGCCATGCTGCAGACGTGGAAGAACGCGCTGGTCGATTTGCCCTACGGCGGCGCCAAGGGCGGCATCGTCTGCGATCCGAAGAAGCTTTCGATGGGCGAGAAGGAACGGCTCACGCGGCGATACGTGACGGAAGTCTTGCCGATCATCGGCCCGCAGCACGACATCCCCGCGCCCGACGTCGGCACCGATGCGCAGATCATGGCGTGGTTCCTAGACACCTACAGCGCCATGGTCGGCTATCAGGCGCTCGGCGTCGTCACCGGCAAGCCCGTCGCCGTCGGCGGCAGCGTGGGACGCGAGGAGGCGACCGGGCGCGGACTGATGAACGTGCTGCGCAAATTCCTGGCGACGCGCAACAAGACGCTCGAGGGCATGCGCATCGCAGTGCAGGGCTTCGGCAACGTCGGCTACAACGCGGCTCGCCTGCTGGCGCAGCGCGGCGCGATCATCGTGGCGGTCAGCGACCGCGTGGGGGGCATCTGGGACGACGACGGCATCGACATCGAGGCCGCTGGCGCGTACTACCGCGAGAACGGCACGCTCGACGACTACCCGGACTCGGAGGTGCTGACGAACGAGGAACTGCTGACGTGCGAGTGCGACGTGCTGATCCCCGCCGCCATGGAGAACACGATCGACGCGAACGTGGCGCCTCACATCGTCGCCCAGACGATCGTGGAAGGCGCCAACGGCCCGACCACCCCCGAGGCCGACGAGATTTTGCGCGACAACGGCGTCACCGTCCTGCCCGACATCCTCGCCAACGCCGGTGGCGTAACCGTCAGTTACTTCGAATGGGTGCAGGGTTTGGACAACTACTTCTGGGATGCAAAACGAGTGCAGGACGAACTGCAGAAGATCATGGAGCGTGCCTTCGACGCCGTGAACGCGAAGGCCGACGAGGCCGACTGCGACTACCGGACTGCCGCGTATTCCATCGCGATCAGCCGTGTCGCGGAGGCAAGCCGGTTGAAGGGGCTGTTCCCGTAA
- a CDS encoding farnesyl diphosphate synthase: protein MMDAITLLKSAAGRIEAALRALPARYPAAPPRLIEAITYSLTAGGKRLRPALVLETARACGGDAAADGASATAGALAIELVHTFSLVHDDLPAMDDDDLRRGRPTNHKVFGEAMAILAGDAMLAMAFEVIATDAAPAVAASMARDLATATGPLGMIGGQVLDMAGENESLSFEALKQIHALKTGALLTAACRMGAIAAGADAATLTAVTTFGRHVGLAFQIIDDVLDVTATPAQLGKATGKDSDRGKNTYPQLLGLDASRSEATEQLRLGLAAIKPLGDRADGLRTIARFVVERSN, encoded by the coding sequence ATGATGGACGCGATCACCCTCCTGAAGTCGGCGGCCGGTCGGATCGAAGCGGCGTTGCGCGCGCTGCCGGCGCGCTATCCCGCTGCGCCACCGCGCCTGATCGAGGCGATCACCTACAGCTTGACCGCCGGCGGCAAGCGCCTGCGCCCCGCGCTCGTGCTGGAGACCGCCCGCGCCTGCGGTGGCGACGCCGCCGCCGACGGCGCATCGGCGACGGCAGGGGCGCTGGCGATCGAGCTGGTGCACACGTTCTCGCTCGTCCACGACGACCTGCCCGCGATGGACGACGACGACCTGCGCCGTGGCCGGCCGACCAATCACAAGGTGTTCGGCGAGGCGATGGCGATCCTCGCCGGTGACGCGATGCTCGCGATGGCGTTCGAGGTGATCGCGACCGACGCCGCCCCCGCGGTCGCCGCGTCAATGGCGCGCGACCTGGCGACGGCGACCGGGCCGCTGGGCATGATCGGTGGCCAGGTCCTCGACATGGCCGGCGAGAACGAGTCACTGTCATTCGAGGCATTGAAGCAGATCCACGCGCTGAAGACCGGCGCGCTGCTGACGGCCGCCTGCCGCATGGGCGCGATCGCCGCCGGCGCCGACGCCGCCACCCTGACGGCCGTCACCACGTTTGGCCGGCACGTCGGCTTGGCGTTCCAGATCATCGACGACGTGCTCGACGTCACCGCCACGCCCGCCCAGCTCGGCAAGGCCACCGGCAAGGACAGCGACCGCGGTAAGAACACCTACCCCCAACTGCTTGGCTTGGACGCCAGCCGTTCCGAAGCCACCGAGCAACTTCGCCTCGGCCTGGCTGCGATCAAACCGCTCGGCGATCGTGCCGACGGCCTGCGCACCATCGCGCGATTCGTCGTCGAGCGATCCAACTGA